A single Lolium perenne isolate Kyuss_39 chromosome 6, Kyuss_2.0, whole genome shotgun sequence DNA region contains:
- the LOC127306280 gene encoding U4/U6 small nuclear ribonucleoprotein Prp31 homolog isoform X1, whose translation MASLAESFLADLDELSDNEPCQEEVNAEAVNMEENVDGSISDLIKSVYCDDLDSISKLQKTQYYNDIIQKVEDAVQRATTVPNQGSILEDLDYQLIVDCNALSVDIDNEISTVHSFIRDKYKLKLPLLESRIQHPIDYARVVKKIGNEVDLTQVDLKGLLPSADIMWITMTESTSREPLSNVNLVKTNEACDRALTLDAAKKKILDFVASQMGHIAPNLTAIVGSNVASKLMVDAGGLEALAKMPACNVQLLGAKKKNPCGFSSAVSQFRVGYLEQTEVLQSTPPSLRTRSLRLIAAKSTLAARIDSIRGDTTGNSGKNFLEEIRKRVVKWQEPPQAKFPKPLPVPDSIPKKKRGGRRLRKMKERYAQTDMMKLANRMQFGVPEKSSLGDGLGKGYGLLGQAGSGKLRLSIGQSKLAAKVAKGFKEKKYGSSGVRSGLTLSLEFTPVQGMELSNPLPQGNLLFSGCGRTYFSDAGAFSSIKRI comes from the exons ATG GCTAGCCTTGCTGAGTCTTTCTTGGCTGATCTTGACGAGCTATCGGATAATGAACCCTGTCAA GAAGAGGTAAACGCAGAGGCAGTGAATATGGAAGAAAACGTTGATGGCAGCATCTCTGACCTCATCAAATCTGTTTATTGCGACGATCTTGATAGTATCTCAAAACTTCAGAAGACACAATATTATAATGACATAATACAG AAAGTTGAAGATGCCGTCCAGAGAGCCACAACTGTTCCCAACCAAGGAAGCATTCTGGAGGACCTGGATTATCAACTTATTGTTGATTGCAACGCTTTATCAGTAGATATTGACAATGAGATCAGTACTGTCCATAGTTTCATACGGGACAAGTATAAGCTTAAGCTTCCCCTACTAGAATCCCGGATTCAACATCCCATCGATTATGCCCGTGTTGTCAAGAAGATCGGAAATGAAGTAGATTTAACCCAAGTTGACTTGAAGGGTCTTTTACCTTCTGCAGACATAATGTGGATTACTATGACAGAATCAACTAGTAGGGAACCTCTTTCTAACGTAAATTTAGTAAAAACCAATGAAGCATGTGATAGAGCTCTTACCCTGGATGCAGCAAAGAAGAAAATACTTGACTTCGTTGCGAGCCAAATGGGACACATTGCACCAAATCTTACTGCCATTGTTGGCAGCAATGTTGCCTCAAAACTAATGGTAGATGCTGGTGGTTTGGAAGCACTAGCAAAAATGCCTGCCTGTAATGTTCAACTTCTCGGAGCAAAGAAGAAAAATCCATGTGGATTTTCTAGTGCAGTGTCTCAGTTTCGTGTTGGTTATCTTGAGCAGACTGAAGTATTGCAAAGCACGCCTCCATCTTTAAGAACTCGCTCTCTTAGGCTTATAGCTGCAAAATCAACATTAGCAGCAAGAATTGATTCTATAAGAGGTGATACAACTGGAAATTCTGGGAAAAACTTTTTGGAAGAAATCCGCAAGAGAGTCGTAAAATGGCAAGAACCGCCACAGGCAAAGTTCCCAAAGCCACTCCCTGTCCCtgactctattcctaaaaagaagAGAGGGGGTCGTCGACTCCGGAAAATGAAAGAAAG ATATGCACAAACCGACATGATGAAGCTTGCAAATAGGATGCAGTTTGGCGTGCCAGAGAAGAGCTCATTAG GTGATGGCTTAGGGAAAGGTTATGGATTACTTGGACAAGCAGGAAGCGGGAAATTACGTTTGTCAATTGGTCAAAGCAAACTTGCTGCTAAAGTTGCTAAAGG ATTCAAGGAGAAGAAGTACGGCAGCAGTGGGGTAAGGTCCGGGTTGACATTAAGTTTGGAATTTACGCCAGTTCAA GGAATGGAACTGTCAAATCCGTTGCCCCAAGGTAACCTTCTTTTCAGTGGATGCGGAAGAACCTATTTTTCAGATGCAGGGGCATTTTCAAGTATCAAAAGGATCTGA
- the LOC127306280 gene encoding U4/U6 small nuclear ribonucleoprotein Prp31 homolog isoform X2, giving the protein MLNSLPKKPSYVQKVEDAVQRATTVPNQGSILEDLDYQLIVDCNALSVDIDNEISTVHSFIRDKYKLKLPLLESRIQHPIDYARVVKKIGNEVDLTQVDLKGLLPSADIMWITMTESTSREPLSNVNLVKTNEACDRALTLDAAKKKILDFVASQMGHIAPNLTAIVGSNVASKLMVDAGGLEALAKMPACNVQLLGAKKKNPCGFSSAVSQFRVGYLEQTEVLQSTPPSLRTRSLRLIAAKSTLAARIDSIRGDTTGNSGKNFLEEIRKRVVKWQEPPQAKFPKPLPVPDSIPKKKRGGRRLRKMKERYAQTDMMKLANRMQFGVPEKSSLGDGLGKGYGLLGQAGSGKLRLSIGQSKLAAKVAKGFKEKKYGSSGVRSGLTLSLEFTPVQGMELSNPLPQGNLLFSGCGRTYFSDAGAFSSIKRI; this is encoded by the exons ATGCTAAATAGTTTACCAAAGAAACCTTCATATGTTCAG AAAGTTGAAGATGCCGTCCAGAGAGCCACAACTGTTCCCAACCAAGGAAGCATTCTGGAGGACCTGGATTATCAACTTATTGTTGATTGCAACGCTTTATCAGTAGATATTGACAATGAGATCAGTACTGTCCATAGTTTCATACGGGACAAGTATAAGCTTAAGCTTCCCCTACTAGAATCCCGGATTCAACATCCCATCGATTATGCCCGTGTTGTCAAGAAGATCGGAAATGAAGTAGATTTAACCCAAGTTGACTTGAAGGGTCTTTTACCTTCTGCAGACATAATGTGGATTACTATGACAGAATCAACTAGTAGGGAACCTCTTTCTAACGTAAATTTAGTAAAAACCAATGAAGCATGTGATAGAGCTCTTACCCTGGATGCAGCAAAGAAGAAAATACTTGACTTCGTTGCGAGCCAAATGGGACACATTGCACCAAATCTTACTGCCATTGTTGGCAGCAATGTTGCCTCAAAACTAATGGTAGATGCTGGTGGTTTGGAAGCACTAGCAAAAATGCCTGCCTGTAATGTTCAACTTCTCGGAGCAAAGAAGAAAAATCCATGTGGATTTTCTAGTGCAGTGTCTCAGTTTCGTGTTGGTTATCTTGAGCAGACTGAAGTATTGCAAAGCACGCCTCCATCTTTAAGAACTCGCTCTCTTAGGCTTATAGCTGCAAAATCAACATTAGCAGCAAGAATTGATTCTATAAGAGGTGATACAACTGGAAATTCTGGGAAAAACTTTTTGGAAGAAATCCGCAAGAGAGTCGTAAAATGGCAAGAACCGCCACAGGCAAAGTTCCCAAAGCCACTCCCTGTCCCtgactctattcctaaaaagaagAGAGGGGGTCGTCGACTCCGGAAAATGAAAGAAAG ATATGCACAAACCGACATGATGAAGCTTGCAAATAGGATGCAGTTTGGCGTGCCAGAGAAGAGCTCATTAG GTGATGGCTTAGGGAAAGGTTATGGATTACTTGGACAAGCAGGAAGCGGGAAATTACGTTTGTCAATTGGTCAAAGCAAACTTGCTGCTAAAGTTGCTAAAGG ATTCAAGGAGAAGAAGTACGGCAGCAGTGGGGTAAGGTCCGGGTTGACATTAAGTTTGGAATTTACGCCAGTTCAA GGAATGGAACTGTCAAATCCGTTGCCCCAAGGTAACCTTCTTTTCAGTGGATGCGGAAGAACCTATTTTTCAGATGCAGGGGCATTTTCAAGTATCAAAAGGATCTGA